Proteins encoded together in one Nyctibius grandis isolate bNycGra1 chromosome 1, bNycGra1.pri, whole genome shotgun sequence window:
- the TNFAIP3 gene encoding LOW QUALITY PROTEIN: tumor necrosis factor alpha-induced protein 3 (The sequence of the model RefSeq protein was modified relative to this genomic sequence to represent the inferred CDS: deleted 8 bases in 5 codons), which yields MAVQHILPQALYQSNMLKAMKIRERTPEDLVKPPSGIISHLRTMHRYTIEMFRMCQFCPQFRETLQKALTDQATQTSLERQRKLNWCMEVRRLVPLKTNGDGNCLMHAASQYMWGIEDIDLVLRKTLFSALRETDTRNFKLRWQREAIKSQEFVETGLHYDTRNWEEEWEYLIEMTSPETSGARNRLPYNALEEIHIFILANILRRPVIVLADKVVRSLESGSSFAPLNVGGIYLPLLWPAEESYRYPIVLGYDNMHFTPLVTLKDSGPEIRAVPLVTSERGRFEDLSVHFLTDTEEREKEQLLKDYLIVIEIPVQGWDHGTTHLINAAKLDEGNLPKEINLVEDYFQLVQHEYKKWQENAEPAKRETCSRKRQELSLSQLSLLQVKCETPNCPFYMSVNTQPYCHECFEWRSQGSKGRKQPSKAAPEKLKAAASGSSRGDVCEPGGWTSEEPVTGPRSAPPTAPSLFLYSETTAMKCRTPDCPFTLNVQHNGLCERCYNSRQLGPRHNLDDRRHLDYATVRCAIRKANRTFNGICSTCFKKLQSTRQNGSPAFLPTCHQRSTSDPSQITQSLLQHSCHQAPNSCGEKPPSPTLPPEENRGGSLCRKPGCKFFGHRRNEGFCTLCFFEYRENHDSALLRHQRRSQRKSSAAAQPGTSAAAFRNTVSCQRRDCGTLGSMMLEGYCQNCFIKAQNQRFQEARRTEEQLVRQPERTGQHRDLPRAALSSQRRQCAVASCRNNLACRSDDLCPECRHFGQLAPSGSARDPAAEEPPKQRCRAPACDHYGNAKCNGYCNECYQFKQIYG from the exons ATGGCTGTCCAACACATTCTTCCTCAAGCC TTATATCAGAGCAATATGCTGAAAGCCATGAAGATTAGAGAGAGGACACCTGAAGATCTGGTCAAACCTCCCAGTGGAATAATTTCA CACTTAAGGACTATGCACAGATATACCATAGAAATGTTCAGAATGTGCCAGTTTTGCCCTCAGTTTCGGGAAACACTTCAGAAGGCCCTGACTGACCAGGCCACCCAGACTTCGCTGGAGCGCCAGAGGAAGCTCAACTGGTGCATGGAGGTTCGGAGACTTGTCCCTTTGAAGACTAATG gtgATGGAAATTGCCTCATGCACGCTGCATCGCAGTATATGTGGGGTATTGAAGATATCGACCTCGtcttaagaaaaacattgtttaGCGCACTCAGGGAGACTGACACACGGAACTTCAAGCTCCGTTGGCAGCGGGAGGCTATTAAATCCCAGGAGTTTGTAGAAACGGGACTCCACTATGACACCCGG AACTGGGAGGAGGAGTGGGAATACCTCATTGAAATGACCTCCCCAGAAACATCTGGGGCTCGAAACAGGCTTCCATATAATGCACTGGAAGAAATCCACATCTTCATCCTTGCTAACATCCTCAGAAGGCCAGTCATTGTCCTTGCAG ATAAAGTGGTGAGAAGTTTAGAGTCAGGATCCAGTTTTGCTCCTCTGAATGTTGGTGGTATTTACTTGCCTCTCCTTTGGCCAGCTGAAGAAAGCTACAGATACCCAATTGTGCTTGGCTACGACAATATGCATTTTACACCACTAGTGACTCTGAAGGACAGTGGGCCAG aaatccGGGCTGTCCCTCTGGTCACCAGTGAACGAGGCAGATTTGAGGATTTGAGCGTGCACTTTCTGACAGACAcggaagagagggagaaagagcagcTACTAAAAGACTACCTGATAGTGATAGAAATTCCAGTGCAAGGCTGGGATCATGGTACAACTCATCTAATTAATGCTGCAAA GTTAGATGAAGGCAACCTACCCAAAGAAATAAACCTTGTGGAAGATTACTTTCAACTGGTACAGCATGAGTACAAGAAGTGGCAGGAGAACGCTGAACCTGCTAAGAGAGAGACCTGCTCCAGGAAGAGACAGGAACTGTCTCTTTCCCAGCTGTCCCTCTTACAGGTGAAATGTGAAACACCAAACTGCCCTTTCTACATGTCTGTGAACACCCAGCCCTACTGCCACGAGTGCTTTGAGTGGAGGTCCCagggaagcaaaggaagaaagcagcCCTCCAAAGCAGCACCCGAGAAACTGAAGGCAGCTGCGTCGGGCTCCTCCCGTGGGGACGTTTGTGAACCTGGGGGATGGACGTCCGAAGAGCCTGTAACAGGGCCTCGCTCCGCACCTCCAACTGCTCCAAGCCTTTTCCTATACAGTGAGACCACGGCCATGAAATGCAGGACACCAGACTGCCCCTTTACATTGAACGTGCAACACAATGGGCTTTGTGAACGCTGCTACAACTCCAGACAGCTCGGTCCTCGCCACAACTTGGATGACCGGAGACATTTAGACTATGCCACG GTAAGGTGTGCCATCAGAAAGGCCAACAGGACCTTCAACGGCATATGCAGCACTTGCTTCAAAAAG CTACAGAGCACTCGTCAAAACggcagccctgctttcctgcccACGTGCCATCAGAGATCGACGTCTGACCCATCCCAGATCACGCAGAGCCTCCTCCAGCACTCCTGCCATCAGGCTCCCAACAGCTGCGGCGAGAAGCCCCCATCACCCACGCTGCCTCCCGAGGAGAACAGAGGAGGTAGCCTCTGCAGGAAACCTGGCTGCAAGTTCTTCGGACATCGCAGAAATGAGGGCTTTTGCACGCTGTGTTTCTTTGAGTACAGGGAAAACCACG ACAGCGCATTGCTACGCCACCAGAGGAGATCTCAGAGGAAgtcctcagcagcagcacagccagggacCTCCGCTGCCGCCTTCCGTAACACCGTGTCCTGCCAGCGG CGCGACTGCGGCACCCTGGGCAGCATGATGCTCGAAGGGTACTGCCAGAACTGCTTCATTAAAGCCCAGAACCAGCGATTTCAGGAAGCCAGGAGGACAGAAGAACAGCTGGTGAGACAGCCAGAA AGAACGGGACAGCACAGAGATTTGCCGCGAGCAGCATTGAGTAGCCAGAGAAGACAGTGTGCTGTGGCTTCGTGTAGAAACAACCTGGCCTGCAGAAGCGATGACTTGTGCCCTGAGTGCCGGCACTTCGGTCAGCTCGCGCCGTCGGGGAGTGCCAGGGACCCGGCTGCAGAGGAGCCCCCGAAGCAACGCTGCCGAGCCCCTGCTTGCGATCACTATGGCAATGCCAAGTGCAACGGCTACTGCAATGAATGCTACCAGTTCAAACAGATCTATGGCTAG